The sequence AATAATAGTGATGGGTTTCATTGGGTAAACCTTGTGCCTTACATCTAAAACCAACACCATGTAATAGTCACACCTTTTGTTTTAAAGGTGAATGGtctctgtttccagtttgtgttgcACTCTTAGTTTGAATGTTCAACCACTGCTGACCAGCAAGCTCTATGCCTTCCTGTATGTTTTCCCTTCCAGGGCATGCTCACTGGAGTACTTGATAGTGCTGCTTTGAGTTTATCTGCAGTATGAGGCAGCTGAATATATTGCATGGCTATCCATCACAAAGTAGAtggcaaataaaatgtttccagGGGAGATATTTATAAATTGCATTATGTAATAATTTATAAAAGAAATGGTGTATGACCCTCGCCACAAATTAAATCTAAATCTACAGAGATTTAGAGCATTTGGGCATTTTGTCACGATCATGCTGTGTCATTAAGCTGTGATTTCCATGCTTACTTTCTCCATCACTAACGTTCAGACACTGTGCATCATCATTAACCTACCTTAAGTTCTCCTCCAGTGCTGCTTCTTCCCACACACCCATCTTTTATTCAGCATCGCTTGTCACTACCTCCTACAtcatggtggtgtgtgtgtgtgtgtgtatatacacatatatgtatgaatgtgtgtatatataagtgtgtgtgtgtgtgtgtgtgtgtcctttgaGGCTCTTTAAGTGGCTCTCCAACACAAAGTTCAAAAGAGTTTGTAGACAATAGCAGCGGCTTGCATGTGTAAGCTGCTGTGCAGAGAGCCTCTGTGATCTCAGCTGTACTTATCACTGCATGGTGTTTTTAATGGCACACTAAACCAAAGCTTTACACCAACAAGACTCAGCGAGAtctggggtccgttcttcgtacctggctaagtaggttagctggatttgattgttgacgatttcgcgtgatcttggatcgttcggttctccgaagctcatccgggacttgctgtcatagcaacagatccgtaagcgtaaacctgctcgggagcaggattactttatgtaaacaggattagatcgcggccacccaggtatgtccgcttcatttatacaaaagcaacagcgatattttaccactgtttgtccataaataaatattatcaatgtaactaaagataatgcagtacttgattcttttattgatttcatacagatacatacaggtcatttcccaaaaaaaagggaaatgtactattaatcattctatttcatgtatttgattatttcagatgtaattcatattttagagtagtaatagtaaattacttcgtgtaatcaagatgagagaccacggctataaaagcgaaggtggatttgggaagtctgtcgcagccgtgtcctgtccgtatacgcgagccacccattgcggaaggtgcaagattgataaggagagtcctcagaatccagcgtatattgcgggatagacaggatcctttagctcagcgtgacagtgtgctcatagagagatatcgattttcccgtgaggatattatttacttaaccaacttgttgacgaggcgGTGCAgtaccaccacctgtctttttttgctctgcccttttcttggttgctgttataaacaaacagattatttcagggtctcttttcaagagactaaaagcaatataagtgataaatattaccattctgtagaatattcttatattccacttttacttgttcccatgttctagtgggtcctgttgtggctctaatgtgaaagaggatataatataatataatataatataatataatataatataatataatatagtgtaatataataaatttaccctaccgcctactggtgttagccagaggggccgatggtgcgatatggcagcctggcttctgtcagtctgccccagggcagctgtggctacaactgtagctgcctccaccagtgtgtgaatgtgagagtgaatgaatagtggcattgtaaagcgctttgggtaccttgaaaagcgctatataaatccaatccattataaattaagtaattattaaattacttacgagtttgatttgtcagcaactttctgccagccctctctccttgcttttgcagcctttgcagtgttcccttgcgttttaattaaactctgaaactcctgaaatcctcaatcaagagttcttgctctgctgccgaaaaatactgagcgcgctccttcgacattttcgccgaccaatcaaagggttgccgatcagtGTTTCTACTGTTatgccacccagtgatctcacattacttcatccagctatactaatcgtcaacaacaggtgtgttcggagaaccggaatagcgagctcaaaggtggcgcgatgatttgatcttggatgtagtaagcgaggtacgaagaacagacCCCTGGTTGCAAGCAAAACTCTTCTCCCTCACCTTTCACTTTCTTTCCACTAATGCTTCCCCTGTCATCACCTTCACTCGTTATATTTTCTCTActactgtttctctctctctctgtcaatCATGTTTCAAATCTGTCATCTTCATCCCTTCATTTTTCTGCTCTCTTGCCCTCGTTGCCCTTTCCTCTCTCATTATCAGCTTCTCACTCTTTGCCTGTCTCTTGACAtcagtttctctttctctgcgTTTGTCTGTCTGGGTGTTGGTTCTTTGTGACCCTTCCTGTTGCACTGACATCATCCAGGAGGCCAGGAAGCCGCTCGTTGGCTAACCACCCCACGCTGCTAGTTTGCATtgaattttagttttgtttcttttctggtTCAGAGTTTAATGCGTGGCAGTGTCGATGTAATGTTAGTGTGACATTATCATTAATTTTTCCTCAGGCTATTGTAACATTTGAGAGTAAATGTTTAACCTAGACCAGAGCACAATAAAGATTCTGAAGTCATGTCAACAAATGGTTTCATCTAAGCTAGTGCCGGatattacaggtcaccagaaaATTCCACCATTAAATCAACCTTAGATCAAATAAAAGTCTGCTGTTCAAACAACAGTGGCTCTCTGTTGCACTAACCACAGAAACTATTATGTCTGCAGGCTCCGAATTCTACATTTCCTGTTTATAATTCAGCAGTAAAATGTCACGTTTCAGCATGTCTGGGACTATGGGATGTAATTGGGACAAGGAACTAGGACACTAAATTGATACTGATATATTCATTCAGTAGCTGTGCATAACAGCCATATGCTAGGCTCTGTAGCTGCTACTGGATTTAAACAGACACATCTGGCAAGGGAAGGCAGTATATTTACAGCAACACATAAAAGCAAATCAAgtacaaatacataaaaaattaGAAATGAAATCAGGTTGTATTCTAAATGCCAACTTTACTCATCTGTTTATCGGTgtcttttgggttttgtttcgttttttttttacatttcccaGTAGCCTGAGATTATTTTCCATCATGTCCTCtattaaaacacattatttgTAATGGGTTGCCAGAAATAAATACCTGGGCTACTTTccattaaaacaaatgtaacaaGTAAGCATATTTCAGAGTTaggactgtttcttttgatcCTTGTATAAAAAAGCCTCATTGAAACATTCAGACACCCTCTGATGGATAAGTGTACAAAGCACTTAGTGTCATACCCAAAGGATGAATGTTGTACAAAGCAGGTTTCAGCAGCTGATTTTTATCAGCTGTACAGTGCTGAATGATATTGTGCTCGtcatttattgcagtttttcttGCCAGCTCCTCTCAGATCTTTGGGTTctaggtggtgtgtgtgtgtgtgtgtgtgtgtgtgtgtgtgtgtgtgtgtgtgtgtgtgtgtgtgtgtgtgtgtgtgtgtgtgtgtgtgtgtgtgtgtgtgtgtgtgtgtgtgtgtgcgcgcacgcgCGCACAGAAGATGATTCAGTACAAATCTATAGccttctgctgtgtttgcttagTGCATTGATTTACAAACCACCGTTTACACAGCGCTGGTGCAGCAAACTGTCAGCTGACAGATATGTTTTTCATTTAGCTCAGACCATTAGACGAGAGGTGGTTAACTCGTGAAGCCAGTCCCACATTTATAACCTCAAAATTAAAGGTTGTATCCGGCAGCGTGTTTAAGTTGTACCCGTCATCCTGATGATTATATGATATTGAATATAGTTTTATCAAAAGAACATCACAAGTTCTCTAACAGCTTAAACAATTTGTTTTTCCTGacagcatttatttttcagctgcATTTGGGATTAAATCATTTGAATCAGTTTAAATGCTGCTTTTCTTTGAGGCTTATGTTTTCCTTCCTCTGTATTTAGATCTTCCCATGGAGTACAATCCCTCAGATCATCCCCGCGCCAGCACCATTTTCCTCAGCAAGTCACAAACTGATGGTGAGTTGTGCTCTCTtcttttgtcacattttaataaTCTCAGATCTCTCTGAAATTTCTTCACTGACTTTTAAATGAGGGAAAAGAGTATTTGGAGTGTCATGATTGTTATTAATCTACAATGAAGAAGagctaaatttaataaatgtgttttcgTAATCAGTGACGCACCATTAGGTGTACACCTGATCTACTTGGATGAAGCCAGGATAGCATAATGCAGGGTTACATTTGTGGGTAAAGGATAATGTCTTCCGGTTTGTTTGAAAATGAGGAAGCAGCTTGTGGACATGCTTGGAGTTTCTGTGCAAAGTCAGTGAGCTGTGCAGTGGTAGGTGCAAAGCCACTGCAGGTGGATCATGGACAACCAAGCAAAGAGGTGACTGTAGCATATGCCCACTTTTTGAGATAGCAAGCTGTTTTTATTGAAGGTGGAACTTCAGATATCAGCACAAGTACCACTGACCAGCAAGCTTTTATCCAACATAAAAGCTCTAGATGGAGCCCTGTCCCGTCTGCTTTCATGTCAGATTTTTGAAGACGCACTGGGGTGTTTTGATCTTCCTTAGCAGGCACAAAGATTGATCTTGTAGCAGTCGGGTGCCTCTAGAATGACAGGAATGTCTTATTATCAACTGAAATGTGAAGCTTTTTAGATTATTTCCCAGTTTAGACATAATCTCTTTGCTTTGATGATAAGCTTTTGATTCAGCTGAGCAGTCTGTCGCCTGAAGGCTGTTATATAGATCCGGTGTTAGGTGCTGATAGTGTTGTATTAGCATCGTCAGGCTCTTATGTGAAAGTCTGCTGGCCTTTGTTCTCATACTGTTATTAAATATCAATACACAGCATTGTGGTCCTAACATATGTGAGAGCTGCTGTGTTCATCACTCCCAGCAGCTATAAATGAATTACTGACGCACTTAATAATAATGCCTGTTGTGAGTATCTGTGTCATAAACATGGAGACAACttggacatttgtttttcagttgctGTGCCCAACAAAAGAGGTAAGCATGTATACGTCTGTGCTTGGTAGGCAGGTAACACTATGCTTACTGTGTGTTCGGGCTGGACCCTTTAAGGGAACAGTCCCTCTGTGTGGTCTCAAACTGCATCGTATCCTCGTACTCTGTTAGCAGGTGACTTGTCTCTGCTGCTTAGCTGCTGATAtcgtctgtgtgcgtgcgtgcatttCTTCCATTGCACATGTCCGTCCATGAGATGTAGGAACAGGACTGCACAGCCTTGGCCAAAGAAATTGCAATTTAGTTACTAAAATGACACACCTCTAATTACTGGATATTTCAATTTTCATATGTAAATGGTTGATAAAGTTAGAAATCAGCCTCGAGTATAAAGCTGTGATTTGTGTCACATGTTTCATGACTATTCAGAAATCACTGTGGTTaagtttgtggtttttttgttactgttttttttgACTAAGCTGTGCAGCTGTTTGATGGTGTCAAAGACTGCTGTTCTTtgctaaatacacacacacacacacacacacacacacacacatttgctcaGTGGAAAAAGCTCAGCGTGCTttgcagtgtgagtgtgtgcacctTTGTGCCAGAGAGGTAAGACACAGACAGTATGGGATGAGACGTACaaggtgtctctgtgtgctctgCGCTCTCCATCTGCTCCAGTTTGCTTTGCTAGCAGCCCTTTTCCCTTTGCGTGCTCTGTTACAACAGTGAGCACATATACtgatgcacacagacacgcacgcaGCGCTGCTGCACTGTTGCGTGTGCCGTAACTGCGATAAAGCTCTGCTTTATAGAACCAACAAATCATCACATCCGTTAAACAGAAGTAAGGTAGCAAAATACCAGATTTGtatgaacagaaagaaaaagaaaagagatgagCTCAGATGATTGGCTGCACTTGAATAAACCAGTCACTATGCCTGATTTAATTTGGACTCATGTACGTCCAATCACAGGAAGTTAATTCTGTTCATGTGGACGTagtgtgggagaaacgtttcatcactcatccaagtgaatTCTTCAGTGTCTGaagatttccttacctggatgactgatcATGAATTAAGACATGTATGTCTAAATGATGAACGGATTAATTGATAAGGTCACACTCATTCCCACATATTAACACACATTTGCCAGTGCAATCGCAGGGGAGAAAATACTCACAGGCTTTGaaatttctcagttttttaatgtaaaaactgttttttgctGAAGCTGCTTTGCTTTGTTGTATGTGGTTTATAATAATTATACACAGGGGGAAAGTCTATATTAATAGGGCAGCTCTGAAGCCTGGTTATATGCTGCTCCCTGTCTGTGAGGGTTGTGTACTACACTCACACAAAGATTCTTGAAGCGCTCTCTcgtcttttttttcagttcgAGAAAAACGGAAGAGCCTTTACATCAACCACGTAAGTAACTGAATCATTAGCCACTGTGTGTAATACGTTTGCTGTTATGATTGCTGTGCAGTTAGTAATTTTAATGTCTTGTATTTTTTGCAAGTTAACACACATTTCGGAGAACAAGGTAAAGTCCTCCGAATGACCCTCAAAGTAACCCAAACCCGTTTCCATTGTTCCTcccgtttttttttgttttttttatcccacACTCCAGACTCCAATTATAGTCTTAGTGTTTAAAAAGCTTTAGATGTAGTACAAATGTAGAAGAAGCGTGGTGTTATGGTGCAGGTCATCTTTGTCCACACTCCCTGAGACCTGAAAGACAGGACTAGCtaaatgtgcaaatgtgcttttttgtttgaaaagaaTTTGCATTAATCAGTTCCTGCAGGGCCAAATGAGAAAACATCGTCTTGTTTAAGTCATAAACCTGTTTAGTGTGCaccagttaaaaataattttgaatgaaatgaatgGACGATGAATAGAAAGGTCATTACTCAAGGTGATGAACTTGCTATTCATCaagtttttgatgtttctctAAAGATGCACTCCACCATAAATACCATTCCTGCATGCAACAAAGTGAGACACTGACAGACCCACAGATTAGCTTGTGGGCTCACAGGTGCCCTACTTTCCATCCTCATACCAGGCCTTTGGCGCGTCCAAGTATGACAGAAATAGAGATTgacgtgtgtgtctctgttttttGGTACGGACGTGTTTGAACTCCAGCATTATCCAGGCCCAGTGAGACGGAAATACAGCTCCTGTTCCACCATATTCCTCGATGACAGCACTGTCAGTCAACCCAACCTGAAATACACCATCAAATGGTAACCCCCATCTGAGCGATTCACAGCTTTATCTAATATTGAAAGATTTTTCCCTTATTGTCCTCTTacactcatttttatttacctttttgtGCTTGCAGCGTAGCCCTTGCAATATATTATCATATAAAGAACAGGTAAGATtaaccttttatttcttttgcatCAAAATTCCACAAAATACAAAAGCCCTGCAACATCCTGCTTCAttctgacccagaaagattagattaaattctTTACTCTTTAGATACTTTGATATCCAGCTAAGCTTGACATCCTTTTGCAAAGGGATGTGTTCTTACTAAAGGCTGTGGAGACACTAAATAACGCTTGCAtggagacatttttaaataaaccacaAAGCAGAGAAGAACAGGCTGTTTTATGTAGCAGCTTAAGTGACTCACATTTCTGCTCGCAAAGATGCAGCCTGGAACacatttttgtgttgttaataGAATTTGTTGGATTGACATGACTTGACAGatctcatatttttttaaaaacacggaAGCTTTAGGATAAAACGTGTTTCTATAAACTGAAAGTGGTAAGAATCCCATATAGGGCAGCTGGTTGAAGTGCAGATTCATTCATATAAATGACTTATCAATGAAATGATGCAtctatttttgatttcttttcctctttttaattCCAGAGACATCGACGGAAGAATGTTGTTAGATATTTTCGATGAGAAGCTTCACCCACTCTCAGTAAGGCCGCAGCCGAAGATGAATTTCCAGTACACACAAACTGTCAGGATTCATCAGGAAGACTAATTGCATGAGCTGATAAACGGCGCATAAGCACACATGGATCACACAGTGGCGAGATGTGTAATCTCAGGAGCCATCTGGATCATTCAGACgtgttttaaaatgaatatttgcTCAACAATTTCAGTCTCAGATTTTACATAACCCCTTTGTTTTACGCCCCATGTCCAACACCACTAAACCTCTGCATTCAGAAATAAGCTGATGTATCGAGCAGCAGTTTGTGATTCCACTTTGGGAAACGATctgatttcatttcattcttaTCTTTTCTGGTGTTTGTCGCAGAAGTCCGAGGTTCCTGCTGATTATGACAAACACGACCCTGAGCAGAAGCAGATCTACCGCTTCGTCAGGACGCTGTTCAGTGCCGCGCAGCTCACTGCCGAGTGTGCCATCGTCACTTTGGTGAGTAAACAGTTCAGCCGTGAAACGCAGTCCCTGCACACTTTTAGCCCTTTTCTATTCGCATTTACTCAGATCGGCTGGACGCACGACTCGCTTCGACTCGTTTTCCATTACAAGCACCTAATGTGGGTTGGGTCATTACAGCAACGCGACAGAACGTCCCGTGACATCATTTGGATGTGACACAAACGCCACAATAAAGGAGGACGTCGGGGCGATGTTACACCTGCTGCTCGGTCAGACTCGGGGACCgtggtgttgtttttgtgcagtcaTTTCCCTTGTTGCCAGGTTTCAAGAATGGCGGTTTTGATTTTGTAAAGGAGACTGAGTAGCCAGTTGGTGGCATGCATGTCACATTTTTGGATCGCTTGGAACTGTGGCCGAGTAGGTAATAAAAGAGCACCTGGTATCAGGTACTACGGGAAAACGCTAAAAGTTGCATTGAGCTGTGCCGAGCCAACCTGAgcaggtactaatggaaaagggctTTTTGACTCCATTTACATGTTTGCTTGGAGGGACGATCACATTAAGAGCTTTTCCAATCCAGCTGGCCCTGAGTGGAAGTGGATTATAAAAGCCTTCCCACCACTGAGTACAGCCACACTCTGTGAATGTGATTATTTCTGCATTGATGCAGttataaacaaaatgaaatgcaaactttttgttttctttaaagaaaaaaacaacagcaaggaaggaaaaaaatatacttTCAAGTGATTAGAAGTTCCTGTTTGTATTGGAGGAAGACAAGGGTGTCCAGAGCTCGCGGTTACAACCTAATTAAGAGACCCTTCAGCAACTCGAAGCATGACTCCACACAGAGTTAACATCATCAAGGAGCGCGAGAGCGTGGGAGACAGATAGGAATTAGGAGAATTAGGACTGTGAGTCCTAGTAATTCAGTGCTGACACTAGGAGGGAGTATTGCTTCTGCTTGTCTTGTTTTCTGCTGTCCTTAGATTGTTGgctctctttattttttactcttcttctttgtgtgaTATGAAACAGCCTGTTTGTCCTTCTGGAGAATGTTGCACAAACGAAGCCACGAGACAGAGCTGAAAGTTCAGTAACAGATTTGTGGCGGTTTAATCCGTTTAGTCTCCACTCAGAATTACTTCAGTATGAGGTCTGCCTGCGCCTGTAGCAAGTGTATAATTAGAATATAATTGGTGCTTTGGCATACAGTGGGCTCTCTCCCCGTGACTTATGACATCCTGTGTGCTCACCTGTGCTTTTCGTTTCTTCTCTGTCCTCACATATCATATCACAtcatctctttttctctctctgtactaAAGCCTTAAGCAGTTCAATAGTTTATCCTTATGTTTGATTTGATGGCACAGTTAGTGCCATCTCCCTTCTCCGCTCATCTGCCCAGAAACATTTCTTTCTACACTTTGTCACTCTGGCTAACACGTGGGTCTCTAGAGGCCAGCAAAGTGCATTGTTAATGTGGCTAGCCCAGGGGCCTGGTATTAGGTTTCTCTGCTTCCTGACAGATGGACAAATGTGTTAACTGTATGGGTGTTTCTGCTTTTCCAGAGAGTAACTGGAAAGCAGTCACTGTGACGTGCTGCGTCTACGTCTTTGTCCATGTTCAGGTGGACGAGAGCGATAGTTGCATACAGAGCCTGGCACACGGCGTGCCTCCTGCAGCTCTCCAGTGTAAACTCTGCCATGCTGTCAGTAATTGAATGGGGCTGTTGGCTGGTGGTTATTGGTGTAGCTTAGCTGACACAGCTAAATTTAGACAGGGGAGTTGAGATGAAAGCTGGGCGTCTTGCTTTCCCCAAGTTATTACATCACAGgtgaggagagagaggatggaAAAGAAAGAGACCCAGAGAGTGAGCATGTCATCCTCTGGGAAGACGAATCAGATTTCCTGTTGAGGGACAGAAAAACCAGACAAACTTATTGTAGTAGATGAAGTTACTGTGTTTTATTATCAGACAAGCCTCCTGAAATTGAAGCAGCTATGCCAGGATGTAGTCTTCTTTCATTTCTCGATGTTTGTCACCTGCTGCCAGTTTTGGGCCACAGCAGAAACAGGCTGGTATTGTCTTCAGGAAGGACGCCCCACTGAGCACGACTTGTCTAATTAACCACCTGAGCTGTGACAAACTGGGCTGCAAAGTGGCATAAAAGAACTTATTAATTTCCTTTTCACAACCTGCCATCCTTGTTAGTctgaaaactgaaatatttattaCGATGTACCTCAGGGTATACATCCTGAAAATGGTATGGCtattaaaatgcaaagaaagaaagtaagtAAGAAGTGACAAATCTAAGCTTGTGTACTTTTAAATCTTTCACTTTACATCATTTTTAAAAGGGAGCTGAATGTGGGCTTTGTGCACTAACTGTTCGAGCTTTCACAGTTCAGTCCATGAATCTATCAGAAGACCTTCTCTCTTGTACTGTAACAAAATGATGATGAGTGGATCAGAAGATTTAACATCTGCACAAATGCTTTGGCTTGTGAGGATCAGGTGTCTGTGTGTTCTGTGCGCTTTCTGCCGTGTAGACTGTGGGAATTATTTCgaaggagagagaaggagacgGTGCAGGGGTTCGATTGGCATGAATATTTCACGAGGGAGCTCCGGGGAAGCTGGATTTCATCAGCCTCTGACATCATGGAGGTGGAGTAGGCAGGAGACTGCAAAActgtaaagcagcaaactaaccCTTCAGATAAACAGAGGCAGGGAGAACAGAGGGTAATTAAACACAGGAAACCCCGAGGACACAAAGGCTCGATATGATTATTAACGTGGTGTTTACTTGCTTATGTTTTGTACCTTATGTTAGCGTTACACCGTGGGTGAAGGAAAACACAGAGCGATAGCAGTTTAGCAATCTGACTCTTTTGACCCTGCGTGTAGGATGTTTTAGTCGTGTGAAACTGACTTGATGCTGTTAATGCTAGTCGATGCCAGCTGttaaacaaaaggcaaaattgagagtttttcagttttgtttttgtgctaaaataACTGTTTTATTTCAAGATGCTTACTTGTGACAAATCCCTTTGTCTAAGGTGTATTTGGAGAGGCTCCTGACCTACGCAGAGATCGACATTTGCCCGGCCAATTGGAAGCGGATCGTGTTGGGAGCCATCCTCCTGGCTTCCAAAGTCTGGGACGACCAGGCGGTTTGGAACGTCGACTACTGCCAAATTCTCAAGGATATCACTGTGGAGGACATGTGAGTCAGTTTATTGACATCAGCAGCGTAGAGCTATATCCCTATAGACTCAGGTCAGTTGCAGAAGACGTCTGCTGTTATTTCTGCACTAAAACAGCTGAGTTGGCGATAGAAGCTAAAGCCtggcattttattttcattacatgGTTGTTTAAGAACATAGAAACAGTTTATTGTTTAACCATTTGCATGGAATAAATCAGCTAAAACACTTGATTTGTTACTAagagaaataaaacattattaaCTGATGGCAGCAGCTGAAATCAAAGCTATTTAgtcctttttgttttccccGGACGCTGTTCTTCTCTGTGATCTTATGACTGGGAAATGTCTGGACTATTTCCATGACAACAGCTTCTCTCAAAGAGAAACCAGTGTCCTTGTGTGGGAGGTGCAGAATCACATGACTGACTATACCATATGATGatttcaataacattagcatttCAGAACATACTGTAGCATATTCCTCCGAATGTTCAGTGTGAAACATTTCCAGCAGGAGTCTGTACGTCAGGCGCATGTTTAGGTTTAGGTCACATCTTTGGAGCACAATGGCCCTGAAACGAGGACTACCAGTTATTTTTATCACCGATAATGCTGCAGATTGTTTTACTGATTAATCAATGCAGCAATCAGCAGAAAAAATCATCCAGAATTTGTCAAGAATTTACTAAAGTAGCAGCTAAAAATTTATTATcgcagcacccccccccccccatctttcTTCCTCAGAGCCACAATTCTCAAAGGTTGGTGCCATCAGCTGTTTGCTGGCTCCTAAAATGCCACACAGCCATGACCCTGGCAGAGTGTCAGCCATGTAAATAAATGCTTCCTCTTTGACTCATGGTTGCTGAGTGGGGTGATGGCAGATACAGCAGCACTTGTCTTTCTGTCCTGAGAATAGTCGGGCTTTGTGTGGTCAGCCTGTTTTCAAGAGCTGCTAAGAGTCTTTGACGGGAGAGTCTCTGACCATTTCGTCTAATGCCTTTGATCTgagcagggatagctcagtaggtagagtggtcgccccatgattgGAAGGTCAGGGGTtggaatccacttaacggctaccctgaggtacccctgagcaagatACCGTCCCCACACACTGCTCCCAGGCGCTAGATTGGTGGCTGCcgactgcttcactgagtgaatgggttaaatgcagagaagaatTTCTTGTGACGAtgaagtatacattattattattattattattttattttgttcttgaGCTTAGAGTGTCTGAGGGACTTCAGATTACATTAGTTCCTCTTGTCACTTTCCCCATAAAATggtaatacagggagtgcagaattattaggcaaatgagtattttgtccacatcatcctcttcatgcatgttgtcttactccaagctgtataggctcgaaagcctactaccaattaagcatattaggtgatgtgcatctctgtaatgagaaggggtgtggtctaatgacatcaacaccctatatcaggtgt is a genomic window of Astatotilapia calliptera chromosome 9, fAstCal1.2, whole genome shotgun sequence containing:
- the ccny gene encoding cyclin-Y isoform X2, whose translation is MGNTTSCCVSSSPKHRRSNHSRLEPYRPEPELSREDTGCNLQHISDRENIDDLPMEYNPSDHPRASTIFLSKSQTDVREKRKSLYINHLTHISENKHYPGPVRRKYSSCSTIFLDDSTVSQPNLKYTIKCVALAIYYHIKNRDIDGRMLLDIFDEKLHPLSKSEVPADYDKHDPEQKQIYRFVRTLFSAAQLTAECAIVTLVYLERLLTYAEIDICPANWKRIVLGAILLASKVWDDQAVWNVDYCQILKDITVEDMNELERQFLELLQFNINVPSSVYAKYYFDLRSLAEANNLSFPLEPLSRDKAQKLEAISRLCDDKYKDLRKLAKKRSVSADNLTVVRWCPAIIS
- the ccny gene encoding cyclin-Y isoform X3 gives rise to the protein MGNTTSCCVSSSPKHRRSNHSRLEPYRPEPELSREDTGCNLQHISDRENIDDLPMEYNPSDHPRASTIFLSKSQTDVAVPNKRVREKRKSLYINHHYPGPVRRKYSSCSTIFLDDSTVSQPNLKYTIKCVALAIYYHIKNRDIDGRMLLDIFDEKLHPLSKSEVPADYDKHDPEQKQIYRFVRTLFSAAQLTAECAIVTLVYLERLLTYAEIDICPANWKRIVLGAILLASKVWDDQAVWNVDYCQILKDITVEDMNELERQFLELLQFNINVPSSVYAKYYFDLRSLAEANNLSFPLEPLSRDKAQKLEAISRLCDDKYKDLRKLAKKRSVSADNLTVVRWCPAIIS
- the ccny gene encoding cyclin-Y isoform X1 yields the protein MGNTTSCCVSSSPKHRRSNHSRLEPYRPEPELSREDTGCNLQHISDRENIDDLPMEYNPSDHPRASTIFLSKSQTDVAVPNKRVREKRKSLYINHLTHISENKHYPGPVRRKYSSCSTIFLDDSTVSQPNLKYTIKCVALAIYYHIKNRDIDGRMLLDIFDEKLHPLSKSEVPADYDKHDPEQKQIYRFVRTLFSAAQLTAECAIVTLVYLERLLTYAEIDICPANWKRIVLGAILLASKVWDDQAVWNVDYCQILKDITVEDMNELERQFLELLQFNINVPSSVYAKYYFDLRSLAEANNLSFPLEPLSRDKAQKLEAISRLCDDKYKDLRKLAKKRSVSADNLTVVRWCPAIIS
- the ccny gene encoding cyclin-Y isoform X4; this encodes MGNTTSCCVSSSPKHRRSNHSRLEPYRPEPELSREDTGCNLQHISDRENIDDLPMEYNPSDHPRASTIFLSKSQTDVREKRKSLYINHHYPGPVRRKYSSCSTIFLDDSTVSQPNLKYTIKCVALAIYYHIKNRDIDGRMLLDIFDEKLHPLSKSEVPADYDKHDPEQKQIYRFVRTLFSAAQLTAECAIVTLVYLERLLTYAEIDICPANWKRIVLGAILLASKVWDDQAVWNVDYCQILKDITVEDMNELERQFLELLQFNINVPSSVYAKYYFDLRSLAEANNLSFPLEPLSRDKAQKLEAISRLCDDKYKDLRKLAKKRSVSADNLTVVRWCPAIIS